A single Corynebacterium stationis DNA region contains:
- a CDS encoding monovalent cation/H+ antiporter complex subunit F, with product MDPAIYNSLLSIAAAMFVISFLLTTWRIVKGPNSMDRLVGMDGFVAMCQCAVAVYICWTLDTTVTNAMLVVALLGFISTVSVTRFRKRDN from the coding sequence ATGGATCCCGCAATTTATAACTCACTTTTGTCTATCGCTGCGGCGATGTTTGTTATCTCCTTCCTTCTCACCACCTGGCGCATTGTCAAAGGCCCAAACTCCATGGACCGCCTGGTGGGCATGGATGGTTTCGTCGCAATGTGCCAGTGTGCCGTAGCCGTCTACATCTGCTGGACGCTGGATACCACGGTGACTAATGCCATGCTGGTCGTTGCGTTACTGGGCTTTATTTCCACGGTTTCTGTCACTCGCTTTAGAAAGAGGGATAACTAA
- a CDS encoding monovalent cation/H(+) antiporter subunit G, with protein MSYAFFADVVSLILIFAGALLVLSAAIGVARFQDPMSRIHFVTKPQTVGLIFTILGAGIRVTGSESFGVAERADLGILFLLVVFALATSPVTAQRMTRISRREGLYADDDHMSRNDQPATKQMRRK; from the coding sequence ATGAGTTACGCATTTTTTGCCGATGTTGTTTCCCTTATCTTGATTTTCGCCGGTGCACTGCTGGTGCTATCCGCGGCGATTGGCGTGGCGCGTTTCCAAGATCCGATGTCGCGCATTCACTTTGTCACCAAGCCGCAGACCGTGGGCTTGATTTTCACCATCCTGGGCGCAGGTATTCGCGTGACCGGATCCGAATCTTTCGGCGTTGCTGAGCGCGCTGACTTAGGCATTTTATTCTTGCTGGTTGTCTTTGCTTTGGCCACCAGCCCGGTCACGGCGCAGCGCATGACACGTATTTCGCGCCGCGAAGGTCTCTATGCTGACGATGACCACATGTCGCGCAATGACCAGCCTGCGACAAAGCAGATGCGGCGCAAATAA
- a CDS encoding glycosyltransferase 87 family protein — protein MKKTWGVTSLALALAAFAAWAVFQILHFDGHHALTWRVPLDLYIYAAAGTDVASGGQLYDAAYVGKLPFTYPPFAGTVFMALSYLSENWLVILWQGGTALALFTVFLLVFRERGYGYRASNWLLSLLLTAAALAFVPFHGTLFFGQINIFLMLLVALDFLPKRRLPGIGIGLAAGLKLTPAFLGLALLFQRRWWSAAISVVTFALTVGVGFLTIPDAQDFWERAIFDSSRVGDHSNPGAQSIRSLLEREFNIEGGLWWVIAIVVVFALTCIAVRLACKRHNGTVAMALTGISSCLISPFSWFHHWVWVLPLLLALMLTVNQWLGHRLPGIFGAQVAGLASFVVLIIFALPFVAKQAWEGTAYQHLDDFGTLGALAFTGTGIIFIAGYALTGLLRTRPSEKSIT, from the coding sequence GTGAAAAAGACCTGGGGCGTCACTTCGCTAGCCCTTGCCCTAGCCGCGTTTGCGGCGTGGGCAGTTTTTCAGATTCTCCACTTTGATGGCCACCATGCTTTGACGTGGCGTGTGCCTTTAGACCTTTATATCTATGCTGCGGCCGGCACAGATGTTGCCTCCGGCGGGCAGCTTTACGATGCAGCCTACGTCGGCAAATTGCCTTTCACCTACCCGCCGTTTGCGGGCACGGTATTTATGGCGCTTAGTTATTTGAGCGAAAATTGGCTGGTTATTCTCTGGCAAGGTGGCACAGCGCTCGCGCTTTTCACTGTCTTTCTACTGGTCTTTCGCGAGCGCGGCTACGGCTACCGCGCCTCCAATTGGCTGCTGTCTCTCTTGTTAACTGCTGCGGCGCTAGCTTTCGTGCCTTTTCACGGCACGCTATTTTTCGGCCAGATCAATATCTTCTTGATGTTGCTGGTGGCCCTAGATTTCTTGCCCAAGCGCCGTCTGCCCGGCATCGGCATTGGCCTTGCCGCGGGTTTGAAACTCACCCCTGCATTTTTGGGCCTGGCCTTGTTATTTCAGCGTCGCTGGTGGTCGGCAGCCATCTCCGTGGTGACTTTTGCGCTAACCGTGGGCGTCGGCTTTCTTACTATTCCCGATGCCCAAGACTTCTGGGAACGTGCCATCTTTGATTCTTCGCGCGTGGGCGATCACAGCAATCCCGGTGCGCAATCGATTCGCTCGCTTCTCGAGCGCGAATTCAACATCGAAGGCGGCCTCTGGTGGGTCATTGCCATCGTGGTGGTCTTCGCACTGACCTGCATCGCGGTGCGTCTTGCCTGCAAACGACACAATGGCACCGTGGCGATGGCGCTGACCGGTATCTCTTCGTGTCTGATTTCCCCGTTTTCCTGGTTCCACCACTGGGTGTGGGTGCTTCCGCTACTGCTGGCACTCATGCTGACAGTCAATCAGTGGTTGGGACATCGCCTACCCGGCATTTTCGGCGCGCAAGTCGCGGGCTTGGCTTCATTCGTGGTGTTGATTATCTTCGCGCTGCCCTTTGTTGCCAAGCAGGCCTGGGAAGGCACGGCTTATCAGCACCTCGATGACTTTGGAACCTTAGGCGCGCTAGCTTTTACCGGCACCGGCATAATTTTTATCGCTGGCTACGCACTCACTGGTCTTCTCCGCACGCGCCCATCCGAAAAATCGATCACCTAA